TGGATTACGTTTGACGGGGGCGACAGTTTCGTTGATAGATCGAGATTTTTCCTCATGGCTGATGTTTTATTGTCCCACGTAGCTGAATAATTAATTTTGGGGGTGGggagactactgtattttcaAACTATTCCTTTTCATTATCACAATCTGAAAGCTAATGAATGGCAGTTTTCTAATGCAATTAAGTAAGcttcagtacatttattttttaattcgcaatttaaaaaaaaataataattctggagTACACTTCATAATTATAGTCCCAAGTATTTGCGTTCTGCTGTCACTGTTCTTAATGGTCTTAAAACTAGCATCACATTTGCTGTTTTTCAATATGGTGACATCTTAAATTACCGTGCCTGCTTCTTTGTAACCAAATCTATCTAGGTTAGACGTGCTGTTAAAGGTGCAACAAATCTGTTTGTGTTAACTCAAAACTTCATTTAGACACCCTATGATTTGAGTGCGTAAGACAACactggtttattggagttcacaaagataaCTTTTTTCAGCTTCACACGGTAACCGTTtctctaaacttttttttctttaattgacGTTTTGCTGCGTCTCAGCccttcattttaatatatttttttacgttttcagggcattttgttaatggcacatgtgtttttgtttttcgttcttgttctaaattgtttttAATGCAACGTTTCATTTTAAGATAATGTACTTGCACACTTTTGGTCACCATCAGCTGCTGCATGAACCTGTGGTtaccgtattctgctggtgttaaaacACCACCTCAGGACTTGCAGGCATTTGTGTTCGATCAGATTGCTATCAATCATGCTATCGTTCCTCTCTtgcttcagtttaaaacatgcgatatgctggcttttttttttcctttgccgaccaacGTCCCGCCCACTGCTGCTTCATGCCTTCTCCATTGGAGGATACACCTTCTCTCAGATGATGGTGCACATCTCCAAGAATGCTCAGCAATACAAGAGCGTGACTGACAGGATCAAGGGTCAGATCTATGACAGCCTCGTCATAGGCTCTGTGGAGAAAATGGTAGAAGGTGAGTTTGTGATGTTGAACAGACAGTGCTTTGTAATAATTTGAATGCCACAATTATAGCATGGTACAGCAATTACTCCAAAATGACTGAAAGGATTTTTTCTGTTAAAGTGGTGATGATCTCATAATTATGTCTTACTAGGGGTTgatttgtttgctgtatttattattattattattattatatattattattattaaatattgtattttctttccAGGAGTCAGTAAAATATTCTCCCATAGACTGCAAGGATTAGTGCGGTGGAGCGCTTTGTTCTATTTCAGAGCTTTTGGGGGCTATACAGTGGATTACTACAATGCTGCCTTGAATGTCTACTGGAATAACCCGCTCCAGATCCCAGCCTTGTTCTTTTACTGTGAAAATGATCCAGTATGTGATCACAAAGAGGTAGATAGATTGATAAAATGCTGGCAGCAGAAGGGGATTACAGTCATGGAGAAAACCGGGAAAGACTCGCTTCATGCAGGGCACCTTCGACAGCACCCACAGGAGTACCTGACGACACTGCATCGGTTTCTGCAGTCCCTCAACATGGCACCGCTGAAGGCTAAGATGTGAAAGACACTGTTTTCCAGTGTCTGTATCCAGGAAATACTCCATGAGCTGACTACATAGTGTAGAAACAGGATTATTTTTAGAGAGTAGTCGATTTTAGTGATTGTATTCATATTGTagtgattatttattttaatgaaaaaaatactgtttctGCTAAAAAGGAAAAACACCATTGTCACACAGTAGTTGTGTTCCTCTTTCTTCCAGTATACTAACTGGCATGCTCAGGTCtgctccccctgagcagctcagagggctacagagcagatttcatcagtgatcagagtggAGAAAAATTCTCGCTCTGAGacgctcagttacttaacgcacccactgttCCAATCAGAATATAGCCCCTTTCATATTGGCACAAGACACAAAGTACTATTAAAAAGCAGACTTAACATGTTTGGTAGTTAAAAAGGAGTCTTATGATGATGACtcaagctgcatccacactggccGCGagtgaataatttagaagtcactgcaatcaaatgggagtatccacaccagcgaGCGATGCCGCTTTgagaaaacctgttttttttttttcgttgcgtGAGTAGAATGTACTGACCagtcagaagcaaggttaacacccttgaagCATGTCAAACACACTCCTCAAAACACGTCACGCCTGAAAACAAGTGAATCATTTTATGTAGTACCAGTAGtcgtggcttgcaggtggtgcatttagcagcacctagacattttctttccgatcatgcaagttgcataaaaatcggtttattaataagcaaaaataaattggaccatacatacagcatttaaatgaaaactgcacttttgctggcttttaaaaatgacacaaaaggtCCCGCATTCATATAACTTaaacatgtgacctaattttaagctatgCCTTTTgggtttgtttgcttttatgataaataacgttttgttcactaaattgttctgtggcacacATCTGTGACAAGAATGTCTTTACATATGCATAAAGTGAACATATGCATAaagagattcaccaaacaaacaaaaatactatcgaggtcctactattgtatacattgtaaaacaaagccagcaacacgtttgtattctatatgacacatcccaacattaccaagctcatagtTTGATTATGAGCCATATCTGTTcactggactgttttaaaaggaaaaactaaataaaagtcttGTGTCTTGCCTTGGCACACAACCTTGTTCTGTGTATAATTATTCATAAGTAAATGAAGTCAGAGACGGCTCAAACACTCACCCATGATCTGATGCATCACAGTTTTCAATAGCATTTACGATAAAGTAGAAAAATTGATTTGCAGAACGGCATCAGTagtaatacaaggtaagtggtgactTGTGCATAATATcacggataataataataataatgataataataataataataatgaccgtGGAGAGTGAGACTAGTCACTTTCTGTGGTCCAGGTGGGGGTTGGACCATGGTGCCCAGGTGTTGGAGTTGCTGCAGAGTGACAGTTTTGTGTCCCGCCCACTGCTGCTTCATGCCTTCTCCATTGGAGGATTCACCTTCGCCCAGCTAATGGTGCACACCTCCATGAATGCTCAGCAGTACAAGAGCGTGACTGACAGGATCAAGGGTCAGATCTATGGCAGCCTTGTCATAGGCACTGTTGAGAGAATGGCAGAAGGAGGGGTTTCATATATGATACATGCTAAGTTAATAccagtatgtcagtaacatacatctccTGCCACAACTGTTGTCACAATTAGAGCTATCTGTACAAACAGAAACATTGATGAACATGACCCTTATCAACAGTATGAATACTATAGAATAAGGAATGGCAATgaacagtttaatgaaaatgttatgtaaaatgtaagtgacatacagacagacacctccatatatcacCAGAATCCTAAATGATCAATTAATTATGACATAAAGATATACCCTCCCTATACCCCCAGAATccgatattctcaataacttatgaTGAGTAATGCtaatatcaagtttcatgacaattagtTAAGTAGATGCAGATATATGGAAAATGATGACTTGCAGTTTGACAGGTGTCTAGACAGGCAGATAAAACAACTGTAGGTTGTATAGACGTTGTCatcacaaatatattgcaaatgtcgtggatattgtatattttaacgGAAAGCTAAATTGAATTAACTTTACTCTAATTTGTCTAGCGATAACAATCAatctaacaccttgaatgcaccaggcactcaggaaacaaaaagctaatcaaacccgtctctACGATTGAATTACCCAGTCTAGTGAGAGAAAGGTGGTTTAACACAGAGcctgaaagaaagagaaaaatgacCAGTAGTTTAAAATTAGCTTAAAGAAAAcaagagatttaagacaaatttcacatcatacTGATTTAACTCATTAcaagtacaagatgcaagcgtttttattcttaaattgcctaacaagcaTAGAATAACACAGGTAgtaaatccctaagagaattaacCAAAGTCGCAACCAGACATACTtagtgtctaaagaaatgtaatttcttatgataaaaataacgggaattcagaataaaagcagaattatttagcaaaacttatgcacgttttaaaagtttcccctttccagattatgacaatgaactaatcagacagaggaacgggggagcaatcaatcaaggtTTCAAGCCCATTCAGCTACAAACTAGCCAACCAGAGCAAGCAgcggaaattcaaataatctatttgtttgaaaagtataaaagccgACTGTAAACATTAGCTCATTGCCCTGACTGCTCCGCTGAGCCCTGATTGGAAACCTGCCTCCCTCTAAAGCCCTGACCACTCTGCTGAGCCACCCCTCTGATCGCTGGATACCCAGTCCTCTGATCCCTGCTCGCtcagattcaaagaaactacaagactgcacctggagtcctcagctctcagtatttatccatcaaggtcGGGGGCCCTGACATtcagagaaacacaaggtaacagaacgctgaaagtgactgctttccaggctaggtaacaataaaatatctattcaggtattgtgtgagCCCTTGTTGAgtcagtatgtactaatatttatTAGGTAAATTGTTGTTTGAAAACCTTAGTTCttattttaatgtgacattaattgtgtaactgttttgtgtgattttcaaacttattttgttgcatgcttaataaataccatctttttAAGAGATTCCCAATAATGAGTCATTTGCTCCTATTGAACAAActcgatttatgaactttgaacagtctggaatgtggtctgtttttggcttgttgtaacgtgtaaagagagcgatattaaaaacaggtttgtacattataataggacactgtttattgtagaggtcccacaGAGATCTTGAGAGCGTTACCCCAACAatcgaaggtatctctttatcctCTACAGTTTTTGGCAGTCCcttaatttattgcttttaagaatatattaactgcctacaatagtgCCCACACAACCTTCAAATCTGTTTACTGTATGCAGTTTTTATCGGTTTATGAGAGTCTAAATTCCTTGCTGGAACACAATGCACCTGTTTATGCCTGTTGGGACTTACTGGTGCCAAGTCACAGGGTATTACAAGTTAGAGATTACAGGgtaattgattgttttttttcccccaggagTCCGCAAGATGTTCTTCCCAAGTTTGCAAGGCTTAGTGTAGTGGAGCACGCTGCTTTATTTCAGAGTTCTTGAAGGCTATACAGTGGATTACTACAATGCAGTCATTGAGGTATTTTGTAATTACCCGCTCCAGACCCCTGGCTTGTTCTTCACCAGTGAGAGTGATCCACTTAGTGACCACAGAGCTAGAGAGATTGCAGAAAAGGTGGCAGCAGCAGGGGATTACAGTCGTGTACAAAGCCTGGAAAGACTCGCGCCATGCAGGGCACCTTCGACAACACCCACAGGAGTACCTGGCGACGCTGCATCAGTTCCTGCAGTCCCTCAACATGTCTCCTAAAGGCAAAGCCTCTATCAGTCTCCAGGATCCCACTCCAGAAGCAGATAACCTAGAAGCAATACCTTTCCAAAGAGAATAATGAATCTGGAGcaagaaatacatttcaagcttACGGAGCTCCCTCGCCAACAAAATCCCTTTATATACCATTGTGTAGAACTCCGACAGAATAACTTGACCAGCCACAAGCTTTTCTTCACCTCCAGGGCTATCAGAGCCAACATTAACCAAGCAATgccaaataaatattacaaagcCACTAGTGCTGATTACTACTGGGAGTGGTGAACAAAAGACTTTTCTCAAGTTAAATGAATTTGAAATTATTATCATTGCTGAAAAGAGTCCAAACA
The sequence above is a segment of the Acipenser ruthenus chromosome 7, fAciRut3.2 maternal haplotype, whole genome shotgun sequence genome. Coding sequences within it:
- the LOC117414877 gene encoding uncharacterized protein LOC117414877, which encodes MLSFLSCFSLKHAICWLFFFLCRPTSRPLLLHAFSIGGYTFSQMMVHISKNAQQYKSVTDRIKGQIYDSLVIGSVEKMVEGVSKIFSHRLQGLVRWSALFYFRAFGGYTVDYYNAALNVYWNNPLQIPALFFYCENDPVCDHKEVDRLIKCWQQKGITVMEKTGKDSLHAGHLRQHPQEYLTTLHRFLQSLNMAPLKAKM